From Pongo pygmaeus isolate AG05252 chromosome 1, NHGRI_mPonPyg2-v2.0_pri, whole genome shotgun sequence, one genomic window encodes:
- the LOC129012372 gene encoding chymotrypsin-like elastase family member 3A, giving the protein MMLRLLSSLLLVAVASGYGPPSSHPSSRVVHGEDAVPYSWPWQVSLQYENSGSFHHTCGGSLIAPDWVVTAGHCISSNLIYQVVLGDYNLAVKEGPEQVIPINSGDLFVHPLWNRSCVACGNDIALIKLSRSAQLGDAVQLASLPPAGDILPNKTPCYITGWGRLYTNGPLPDKLQQALLPVVDYKHCSRWNWWGSTVKTTMVCAGGFLRSGCNGDSGGPLNCPTEDGGWQVHGVTSFVSSLGCNFIWKPTVFTRISAFIDWIKETIASH; this is encoded by the exons ATGATGCTCCGTCTGCTCAGTTCCCTCCTCCTTGTGGCCGTTG CCTCAGGCTATGGCCCACCTTCCTCTCACCCTTCCAGCCGCGTTGTCCATGGTGAGGATGCGGTCCCCTACAGCTGGCCCTGGCAG GTTTCCCTGCAGTATGAGAACAGCGGAAGCTTCCACCACACCTGTGGCGGCAGCCTCATCGCCCCCGACTGGGTTGTGACTGCGGGCCACTGCATCTC GAGCAACCTGATCTATCAGGTGGTGTTGGGTGACTACAACCTTGCTGTGAAGGAGGGCCCCGAGCAGGTGATCCCCATCAACTCTGGGGACCTCTTTGTGCATCCACTCTGGAACCGCTCGTGTGTGGCCTGTGG cAATGACATCGCCCTCATCAAGCTCTCACGCAGCGCCCAGCTGGGAGACGCCGTCCAGCTCGCTTCACTCCCTCCTGCTGGTGACATCCTTCCCAACAAGACACCCTGCTACATCACCGGCTGGGGCCGTCTCTATA CCAACGGGCCACTCCCAGACAAGCTGCAGCAGGCCCTGCTGCCCGTGGTAGACTATAAGCACTGCTCCAGGTGGAACTGGTGGGGTTCTACTGTGAAGACGACCATGGTGTGTGCTGGAGGGTTCCTCCGCTCCGGATGCAAT GGTGACTCTGGAGGACCCCTCAACTGCCCCACAGAGGATGGTGGCTGGCAGGTCCATGGTGTGACCAGCTTTGTTTCTTCCTTGGGCTGCAACTTCATCTGGAAGCCCACAGTGTTCACTCGAATATCGGCCTTCATCGACTGGATTAAGGAG ACCATTGCAAGCCACTAG